The following proteins come from a genomic window of Brevibacillus antibioticus:
- the menC gene encoding o-succinylbenzoate synthase gives MQIKRVILHYMKLQLKQPFTASFGTVTDKEFILVKIMDENGVIGWGESVAMVLPWYSEETVKGNWQMLKEHLIPMLIGKHLEDPSDVSTIFQKVRRNNMAKSALEGAVWDLFAKHKGVSLAQALGGTKKEVEVGVSLGIEASIPKLLDVIHKNLDLGYKRIKVKIKPGWDIAVMEAIRNKFPNIQLMADANSAYTLAHSDLLQELDQFDLTMIEQPLAHDDIIDHSALQKRLKTPICLDESIHSVEDARKAIELGSCKIINIKIGRVGGLTEAKRIHDLCKQQNVPVWCGGMMESGIGRAHNIAITTLDNFIFPGDTAGSKNYWEEDIIDPEVTPHNGVITLLNKPGIGYEPNHEKIEKNSLYSEVFHP, from the coding sequence ATGCAAATAAAGAGAGTTATCTTACACTACATGAAACTGCAATTGAAACAACCTTTTACGGCAAGCTTTGGAACGGTAACAGATAAGGAATTTATTTTAGTCAAAATAATGGACGAGAATGGAGTAATAGGGTGGGGGGAATCGGTGGCGATGGTCCTTCCTTGGTACAGTGAAGAAACAGTAAAAGGAAACTGGCAAATGCTTAAAGAACACCTCATTCCCATGCTGATAGGCAAACACCTAGAAGACCCATCCGATGTGTCCACCATTTTCCAAAAGGTACGGCGGAATAACATGGCAAAATCCGCATTGGAAGGGGCTGTTTGGGACTTGTTTGCCAAGCACAAAGGAGTCAGTTTGGCACAAGCCCTTGGAGGGACGAAGAAGGAAGTAGAGGTGGGGGTAAGTCTCGGGATCGAAGCTTCCATTCCTAAACTTTTGGATGTCATTCACAAAAACCTAGATTTGGGCTACAAGAGGATAAAAGTGAAGATAAAACCTGGATGGGATATTGCAGTAATGGAGGCTATTCGAAATAAATTTCCCAATATTCAGCTAATGGCAGATGCAAACTCCGCTTATACACTGGCACATAGCGACCTACTGCAAGAATTAGATCAATTTGACTTGACGATGATTGAGCAACCACTCGCACATGATGATATCATCGATCATTCTGCTCTTCAAAAAAGACTAAAAACACCTATTTGTCTCGACGAAAGTATCCATTCTGTAGAAGATGCCAGAAAAGCGATTGAGTTGGGAAGTTGCAAGATCATCAACATCAAAATCGGACGTGTTGGAGGATTGACTGAAGCAAAGAGAATTCACGACCTTTGCAAGCAACAGAATGTTCCAGTCTGGTGTGGCGGTATGATGGAGTCGGGAATTGGACGAGCGCATAACATTGCCATTACTACTTTGGACAATTTTATCTTCCCTGGTGATACTGCTGGATCAAAAAACTATTGGGAGGAAGACATTATAGACCCGGAAGTAACGCCTCACAATGGAGTTATTACATTGCTCAATAAACCGGGAATTGGATACGAGCCTAACCATGAAAAAATCGAGAAAAATTCGCTCTATTCAGAGGTTTTCCACCCATAA
- a CDS encoding MurR/RpiR family transcriptional regulator: MITIREKIRTHYAQLTKQQKKVAEHLLENPELFINNTASSVGEQIGVSETTIIRFCYALEYSGFSQLQKEVFAEQLRNEKNTLTHHQETAKRFKNDEHFFSEVVKESLARIEGMLGTISETAFEKVLQSISKSKKVLTVGLRSSYAPAHWLAFSLRMLCEDAQVYNQNTDDIIQLSSGMDKQWVLIAFSFKRYSKETLDIVRIAKNKGAYIVAITDDVLAPVSQNADIVLQVPSTDSSTLDVTPPLFVLLHAIVAGMSVIDSEQVRQRILEYEHNFEIYRTIMEE, encoded by the coding sequence ATGATTACGATACGAGAAAAAATTCGAACACACTATGCTCAGTTAACTAAGCAACAAAAAAAGGTGGCAGAACATCTTCTGGAAAACCCAGAACTGTTTATTAATAATACTGCATCGAGTGTAGGGGAACAGATCGGTGTTAGCGAGACAACTATTATACGGTTCTGCTACGCATTGGAGTATAGCGGTTTCAGTCAATTACAAAAAGAAGTGTTTGCCGAGCAGCTACGAAATGAAAAGAATACGCTTACGCATCATCAGGAAACCGCCAAACGTTTTAAAAATGATGAGCATTTTTTTAGCGAAGTGGTAAAAGAAAGTTTGGCCCGAATCGAGGGGATGCTTGGAACTATTTCAGAAACAGCATTTGAGAAAGTATTGCAAAGCATTAGCAAATCAAAAAAGGTCCTTACAGTAGGCTTGCGGTCATCATATGCACCGGCACATTGGCTGGCATTCAGCTTACGTATGCTCTGTGAAGATGCCCAGGTGTATAACCAGAATACGGATGATATTATCCAATTATCATCAGGAATGGATAAACAATGGGTATTGATCGCCTTTTCATTCAAAAGATATAGCAAAGAAACACTGGATATTGTAAGGATAGCTAAAAACAAGGGAGCATATATAGTTGCTATTACCGATGATGTTCTAGCACCAGTCAGCCAAAACGCTGATATCGTGCTGCAAGTTCCAAGTACGGATTCCTCTACACTCGATGTTACTCCGCCACTTTTTGTGTTACTTCATGCAATTGTTGCTGGTATGTCTGTGATTGATTCAGAGCAAGTTAGGCAAAGAATATTGGAATATGAACACAATTTCGAGATTTACAGAACGATAATGGAAGAATAA
- a CDS encoding cupin domain-containing protein, which produces MNDIHVGQKIQEYRKKKGLNIRQLANLVVVTPSLLSQIERGIANPSIHTLKLIAKVLEIPVFNFFLEQENTKNLIVRSNHRKKMILPESEHLSYELLSPDLNGAIEYALMKLTPGTQSSEALMEHLGEEAAFILEGEVKLYLNDEVHILSKGDSVRIPPYMKHKWKNTFDQNVVVIFAVTPPSF; this is translated from the coding sequence ATGAATGACATTCATGTAGGGCAAAAAATACAAGAATACAGGAAAAAGAAGGGATTAAACATTCGTCAACTAGCAAATCTGGTAGTAGTGACACCTTCGTTACTAAGCCAAATTGAACGAGGGATAGCAAACCCTTCTATTCATACACTAAAGTTAATCGCTAAAGTATTAGAGATTCCGGTTTTTAACTTCTTTCTGGAGCAGGAAAACACAAAAAATTTAATTGTTCGATCTAATCATCGAAAGAAAATGATTCTTCCAGAATCTGAACATCTTTCATATGAGCTTTTATCCCCTGATTTAAACGGGGCAATCGAGTATGCTTTAATGAAATTGACACCCGGAACTCAATCTTCTGAAGCATTGATGGAACACTTAGGAGAGGAAGCAGCTTTTATTCTAGAAGGGGAAGTAAAGCTGTATCTAAATGACGAAGTTCATATTTTGAGTAAGGGGGATAGTGTAAGAATACCGCCGTACATGAAACATAAGTGGAAAAATACGTTTGATCAGAACGTAGTAGTTATATTCGCAGTTACACCTCCCTCATTCTAA
- a CDS encoding D-serine ammonia-lyase, which translates to MPMNQTVAGKSILQWQLEYPILQDVVSLKEVLWTNAKYKSLSMDTLTIDEKDVRDAEERWKRFAPYLAKVFEETQSMNGIIESPLVPIPHMHRYLEKKYQQALPGKLWLKCDSHLPISGSIKARGGIYEVLKHAEDLLFKHNLLTTQDDYSILDTKKFKDFFSQYSIAVGSTGNLGLSIGVMSAKMGFKVTVHMSEDAKQWKKDLLREKGVTVIEHRSDYSKAVEEGRKQAETDPDCYFIDDENSKHLFLGYAVAAIRLKNQLDAAGVIVDEDHPLFVYLPCGVGGGPGGVTFGLKLIYREHVHCFFAEPTHSPCMLLGLLTELHDQVSVQDFGIDNKTDADGLAVGRPSRFVGKVIESLLSGIFTIDDEELYILLHALSNSENIDLEPSALAGMLGTVKLHHTRVGKEYLSANTLEERSENGTHIVWATGGSLVPREIMEGYYNKGLHLSTLKDSLTEYDS; encoded by the coding sequence ATGCCAATGAATCAGACAGTAGCAGGGAAATCGATTTTGCAATGGCAACTAGAATACCCGATATTACAAGATGTAGTATCATTAAAAGAAGTGCTTTGGACAAATGCTAAGTATAAGTCATTAAGTATGGATACTCTTACCATTGATGAAAAAGATGTGCGTGATGCCGAGGAAAGATGGAAACGATTTGCACCTTATCTTGCTAAGGTATTTGAAGAAACCCAAAGCATGAACGGCATCATCGAATCTCCTTTGGTACCTATTCCCCATATGCATCGCTATCTTGAAAAAAAGTATCAGCAGGCACTTCCTGGGAAACTATGGTTAAAATGCGATAGCCACCTCCCTATTTCTGGATCGATTAAAGCGAGAGGTGGGATCTATGAGGTTCTCAAGCATGCAGAGGATCTTTTGTTTAAGCATAACCTGTTAACAACTCAGGATGATTACTCCATTTTAGATACGAAGAAGTTCAAAGATTTTTTTTCGCAATATTCGATCGCTGTAGGCTCTACCGGTAACCTGGGTCTGAGTATTGGAGTAATGAGTGCAAAAATGGGTTTTAAAGTGACTGTTCATATGTCAGAAGACGCAAAACAATGGAAAAAGGACTTGCTCAGAGAAAAAGGCGTTACTGTAATTGAGCATCGTTCAGACTATAGCAAAGCAGTTGAGGAAGGAAGAAAACAAGCAGAAACAGATCCAGATTGCTACTTTATTGATGACGAAAATTCAAAGCACTTATTTTTAGGGTACGCTGTAGCAGCTATTCGTTTAAAAAATCAATTAGATGCAGCAGGCGTTATTGTCGATGAAGACCATCCTTTATTTGTATATCTTCCGTGCGGTGTAGGTGGTGGTCCGGGAGGCGTTACTTTTGGTTTAAAATTGATTTACCGGGAACATGTGCACTGCTTCTTTGCTGAACCAACCCACTCTCCATGCATGCTGCTTGGATTGTTAACAGAATTACATGATCAAGTATCTGTTCAGGATTTTGGGATAGATAACAAGACTGACGCAGACGGTCTTGCAGTAGGGAGGCCTTCTCGATTTGTAGGTAAAGTAATCGAGAGCTTATTGAGTGGAATTTTTACAATTGATGATGAAGAATTATATATTTTACTACATGCTCTAAGTAACAGCGAAAATATTGACCTTGAACCCTCTGCATTAGCTGGAATGCTAGGAACGGTCAAACTGCATCATACAAGAGTCGGTAAGGAGTATTTATCTGCAAATACATTAGAAGAAAGGTCGGAAAACGGTACACATATTGTTTGGGCAACTGGCGGAAGCTTGGTTCCAAGAGAAATAATGGAAGGCTACTATAACAAAGGCTTACATTTATCAACACTGAAAGATTCGCTTACGGAATACGATAGTTGA
- a CDS encoding aldo/keto reductase, whose product MTKQTRIGKTELVVNPIGLGASAVGGHNICPNVNEEVGKDLVRAAFNHGANFFDTAFFYGTGRSEELVGEVIKEAGKRHELILATKGGLTPVGNDVVMDNSPDHLKQAVEDSLKRLQTDYIDLFYIHAPDQDTPKDEAIGVLKQLKDEGKIRAIGVSNFSLEQLKEANKDGYVDVLQGNYNLLQREAEHEFFPYTTDNNISFIPYFPLASGLLAGKYNKDMTFNDLRKNMPHFQGDKFQKNLEKVEQLRKMANVKNAEVAHVALAWYLTQDSIDVVIPGAKSAEQVLDNLKTVDVYLTEEEINEIDRIFK is encoded by the coding sequence ATGACGAAACAAACACGAATTGGTAAAACGGAGTTAGTTGTCAATCCAATCGGACTTGGAGCAAGCGCTGTAGGTGGGCACAATATTTGTCCGAATGTAAATGAAGAAGTAGGCAAAGATTTGGTGCGGGCTGCGTTCAACCATGGCGCGAATTTTTTTGATACAGCGTTTTTTTATGGAACAGGACGTTCAGAGGAGCTAGTAGGCGAAGTGATAAAAGAAGCAGGAAAGCGTCATGAACTCATCCTTGCGACAAAAGGCGGCCTTACACCTGTCGGCAATGATGTTGTTATGGATAATTCGCCTGACCATTTAAAACAAGCCGTTGAAGATAGTTTGAAAAGGCTACAAACAGATTACATAGATTTATTTTATATTCATGCTCCAGACCAGGATACACCAAAGGATGAAGCGATTGGAGTCTTAAAACAGCTAAAGGACGAAGGGAAAATTAGAGCAATTGGCGTTTCTAATTTCTCACTGGAACAATTAAAAGAAGCAAATAAGGATGGATATGTCGATGTATTACAGGGAAACTACAATTTGCTGCAGCGTGAAGCGGAACACGAATTCTTTCCATATACGACAGATAATAATATCTCGTTTATTCCATACTTTCCACTAGCATCAGGCTTGCTGGCCGGTAAATACAATAAGGATATGACATTCAATGATCTACGCAAAAATATGCCTCACTTTCAGGGTGATAAATTCCAAAAAAATCTAGAAAAGGTAGAGCAACTCCGTAAAATGGCAAATGTAAAAAATGCCGAAGTTGCTCATGTAGCCCTTGCTTGGTACTTAACACAGGATTCAATTGATGTGGTCATTCCCGGAGCAAAAAGTGCAGAGCAAGTGCTGGATAATTTAAAAACAGTAGATGTCTACCTGACAGAAGAAGAAATCAACGAAATTGATCGTATTTTTAAATAG
- a CDS encoding heparan-alpha-glucosaminide N-acetyltransferase domain-containing protein, translating to MEKNLAQGESKRIFYLDFARGLAVFFMIMQHSMIMHERTSGGGDTLLGNLFVLLGTAPAAPVFIFIMGGFAVRSKKSVAENMIRGCKIFAFGYVLNLLRFTIPFSLAGNTGEAVPLLFMVDIFQLAGLSLIFFSAFKKIAEHAFILPAFIVGILLISPYLWGVKSDLYIFDPLWGAGANNQFPIFPWEVYFLLGM from the coding sequence ATGGAGAAAAATCTGGCTCAAGGAGAATCAAAACGCATTTTTTATCTGGATTTTGCCAGAGGGTTGGCTGTGTTTTTTATGATTATGCAGCATAGTATGATCATGCATGAAAGAACATCAGGCGGAGGCGACACTCTGTTGGGCAATCTGTTTGTTTTATTAGGTACCGCACCTGCTGCGCCTGTATTCATATTTATTATGGGGGGTTTCGCAGTACGCTCCAAGAAAAGCGTAGCAGAAAATATGATACGTGGTTGTAAAATATTCGCTTTTGGTTATGTTTTAAATCTACTTCGATTTACCATTCCTTTTTCATTGGCCGGTAATACTGGGGAAGCAGTGCCACTATTGTTCATGGTAGATATTTTTCAATTAGCAGGATTGTCGCTGATCTTTTTCTCCGCTTTTAAAAAGATTGCAGAGCATGCATTCATTCTGCCAGCATTCATCGTGGGCATACTGCTGATCTCACCCTACTTGTGGGGAGTGAAAAGCGATTTGTATATTTTCGACCCGCTTTGGGGGGCTGGGGCCAATAATCAATTCCCAATATTTCCATGGGAGGTGTACTTCCTTTTAGGTATGTAA
- a CDS encoding NUDIX domain-containing protein produces the protein MFWGREQNELPWSIIEDDSGRILLQQKRDIWGLPGGLLEIGETFEETVRREVLEVTNLKISQIKLFGIYSGKNGFASTRLQFIHKKDMPSNLNPH, from the coding sequence ATTTTTTGGGGAAGGGAGCAGAACGAATTACCTTGGTCAATAATCGAAGACGACTCTGGACGAATTCTACTACAACAAAAAAGAGATATTTGGGGTCTTCCTGGTGGCCTACTAGAAATTGGGGAAACATTCGAAGAGACTGTTAGACGGGAAGTTTTAGAGGTAACGAATCTTAAAATCAGTCAAATAAAGTTGTTTGGAATATATTCCGGAAAGAATGGCTTTGCTAGTACACGACTTCAATTCATACATAAAAAGGATATGCCAAGTAACCTAAACCCTCATTAA
- a CDS encoding VWA domain-containing protein produces the protein MSIDLKKKAEENFISLKKKADEAVSKVGLNGQTARVALAIDISGSMSALYRNGVVQRTVERLLALGVKFDDNRSIDIFLFGNNDYEVGELSERDFFNYVNDHIVRKYQLEGYTNYAGVMKRIAKKYYPQAFEGSATSGGFFGKLFGGSQKFSIDQNAYKARYQDSEPVYVYFLTDGDNGDKSETELVIREASKLGIFWQFVGIGNERFQFLSKLDNLPGRFIDNANFFTCTDLNQISDEELFKRSLAEFPSYLTEARSKGLIK, from the coding sequence GTGTCTATTGATTTGAAAAAGAAAGCAGAAGAGAACTTTATTAGTCTGAAGAAAAAAGCTGATGAAGCAGTTTCTAAAGTCGGTTTGAATGGTCAAACAGCGCGGGTAGCACTCGCTATTGATATTTCTGGTTCGATGAGTGCTCTATACCGAAATGGTGTAGTTCAACGTACAGTTGAGCGTTTGCTTGCCCTTGGTGTGAAGTTTGATGATAATCGCTCGATTGACATCTTTCTGTTTGGCAATAATGATTACGAAGTAGGAGAACTCTCTGAAAGGGATTTCTTCAACTACGTAAATGATCACATTGTGAGGAAATATCAACTTGAGGGTTACACAAATTACGCGGGAGTAATGAAACGTATCGCTAAAAAGTATTACCCACAAGCTTTTGAGGGTTCCGCTACCAGTGGAGGATTCTTCGGGAAGCTATTTGGTGGATCGCAAAAGTTTTCAATTGACCAGAATGCGTATAAAGCGCGTTACCAAGATAGTGAACCAGTTTACGTTTACTTTCTTACAGATGGGGATAATGGCGATAAGAGTGAAACGGAATTAGTCATTCGGGAAGCATCTAAATTGGGCATCTTTTGGCAATTCGTTGGAATCGGAAATGAGAGATTCCAATTCTTGAGTAAGCTCGATAACCTTCCGGGACGATTTATCGACAACGCAAACTTCTTTACTTGCACCGATCTTAATCAGATCTCAGACGAAGAGTTGTTCAAACGTTCTCTTGCAGAGTTCCCATCGTATCTCACTGAAGCTCGTTCCAAAGGCTTAATTAAGTAG